The proteins below come from a single Xiphophorus hellerii strain 12219 chromosome 14, Xiphophorus_hellerii-4.1, whole genome shotgun sequence genomic window:
- the LOC116732360 gene encoding SLAM family member 5-like isoform X3 — translation MLFSPRGLQSTLLLVLLGLGRHDVETSEGKQVIHKGVGDSVVLSSNLPAEGVKRARWKYGNLNVAIKGSGLTPNNPFKGRVEFNNTTLSLTIRDLTLQDSGEFNLIAEVNDKQVSVFIILQVHEPISTNSIVFSNVTEAGSDGFCTVFLECKANPHSDVTYSWTVGTQTRNGSTLQYSIRPQDGETTFTCKASNVISEKLAFKTLRCSNTTGPGSNEGCGFSPVMFWFRLVVGLLVILVLVWLLYDQKLKGLNRRQQSTGTRVSRISTSHLLRVMLWCMKTQEALQMHKTMKTSHLYKFPSTTRTID, via the exons ATGTTGTTTTCTCCCAGAGGCCTTCAGTCTACGTTGCTCCTTGTTCTTCTTGGACTAGGCCGTCATG ATGTGGAGACTTCAGAAGGAAAACAAGTCATTCATAAAGGAGTTGGAGACTCTGTGGTGCTTTCATCAAATTTACCAGCTGAAGGGGTCAAAAGGGCAAGATGGAAATATGGAAACTTAAATGTAGCAATCAAAGGTTCAGGTCTTACTCCAAACAATCCATTTAAGGGCAGAGTGGAGTTCAATAACACAACCCTTAGTTTAACAATAAGAGACCTGACTCTTCAAGATTCTGGTGAATTCAATTTGATCGCAGAGGTCAACGATAAACAAGTTTCAGTCTTCATCATTCTGCAAGTTCATG AACCAATATCTACAAATTCCATTGTGTTTTCCAACGTCACTGAGGCTGGATCAGATggattttgtacagtttttctGGAGTGCAAAGCAAATCCTCACAGTGACGTCACCTACAGCTGGACTGTGGGAACCCAAACCAGAAACGGCTCCACACTGCAATACAGCATTAGACCACAAGATGGCGAAACCACATTCACCTGCAAAGCCTCCAATGTTATCAGTGAGAAGTTAGCATTCAAAACACTGAGATGTAGCAACACCACAGGACCCGGTTCTAATGAAG GATGTGGTTTTTCTCCCGTCATGTTTTGGTTTAGGTTGGTTGTCGGGCTTCTTGTTATCCTAGTGCTGGTCTGGCTGCTTTACGACCAAAAGTTGAAGG GTTTGAACAGGCGGCAGCAGTCGACCGGGACCCGAGTCAGCAGGATCTCAACCTCTCACCTCCTCCGG GTGATGCTTTGGTGTATGAAAACTCAGGAGGCGCTGCAGATGCACAAGACG aTGAAAACATCTCACCTCTATAAGTTCCCATCAACGACCAGGACAATCGATTGA
- the LOC116732360 gene encoding SLAM family member 8-like isoform X1: protein MLFSPRGLQSTLLLVLLGLGRHDVETSEGKQVIHKGVGDSVVLSSNLPAEGVKRARWKYGNLNVAIKGSGLTPNNPFKGRVEFNNTTLSLTIRDLTLQDSGEFNLIAEVNDKQVSVFIILQVHEPISTNSIVFSNVTEAGSDGFCTVFLECKANPHSDVTYSWTVGTQTRNGSTLQYSIRPQDGETTFTCKASNVISEKLAFKTLRCSNTTGPGSNEGCGFSPVMFWFRLVVGLLVILVLVWLLYDQKLKGKICYLKPRLSPTVDLMNPFGLFVVSTEAFCSRFEQAAAVDRDPSQQDLNLSPPPGDALVYENSGGAADAQDDENISPL, encoded by the exons ATGTTGTTTTCTCCCAGAGGCCTTCAGTCTACGTTGCTCCTTGTTCTTCTTGGACTAGGCCGTCATG ATGTGGAGACTTCAGAAGGAAAACAAGTCATTCATAAAGGAGTTGGAGACTCTGTGGTGCTTTCATCAAATTTACCAGCTGAAGGGGTCAAAAGGGCAAGATGGAAATATGGAAACTTAAATGTAGCAATCAAAGGTTCAGGTCTTACTCCAAACAATCCATTTAAGGGCAGAGTGGAGTTCAATAACACAACCCTTAGTTTAACAATAAGAGACCTGACTCTTCAAGATTCTGGTGAATTCAATTTGATCGCAGAGGTCAACGATAAACAAGTTTCAGTCTTCATCATTCTGCAAGTTCATG AACCAATATCTACAAATTCCATTGTGTTTTCCAACGTCACTGAGGCTGGATCAGATggattttgtacagtttttctGGAGTGCAAAGCAAATCCTCACAGTGACGTCACCTACAGCTGGACTGTGGGAACCCAAACCAGAAACGGCTCCACACTGCAATACAGCATTAGACCACAAGATGGCGAAACCACATTCACCTGCAAAGCCTCCAATGTTATCAGTGAGAAGTTAGCATTCAAAACACTGAGATGTAGCAACACCACAGGACCCGGTTCTAATGAAG GATGTGGTTTTTCTCCCGTCATGTTTTGGTTTAGGTTGGTTGTCGGGCTTCTTGTTATCCTAGTGCTGGTCTGGCTGCTTTACGACCAAAAGTTGAAGGGTAAGATATGCTATTTGAAGCCTCGTCTTTCACCAACAGTTGATCTGATGAACccatttggtttgtttgttgtttccacAGAAGCGTTTTGTTCCAG GTTTGAACAGGCGGCAGCAGTCGACCGGGACCCGAGTCAGCAGGATCTCAACCTCTCACCTCCTCCGG GTGATGCTTTGGTGTATGAAAACTCAGGAGGCGCTGCAGATGCACAAGACG aTGAAAACATCTCACCTCTATAA
- the LOC116732360 gene encoding SLAM family member 8-like isoform X2 — MLFSPRGLQSTLLLVLLGLGRHDVETSEGKQVIHKGVGDSVVLSSNLPAEGVKRARWKYGNLNVAIKGSGLTPNNPFKGRVEFNNTTLSLTIRDLTLQDSGEFNLIAEVNDKQVSVFIILQVHEPISTNSIVFSNVTEAGSDGFCTVFLECKANPHSDVTYSWTVGTQTRNGSTLQYSIRPQDGETTFTCKASNVISEKLAFKTLRCSNTTGPGSNEGCGFSPVMFWFRLVVGLLVILVLVWLLYDQKLKGLNRRQQSTGTRVSRISTSHLLRVMLWCMKTQEALQMHKTVRTADTLKTLFVRDEERCCLFVSSDENISPL; from the exons ATGTTGTTTTCTCCCAGAGGCCTTCAGTCTACGTTGCTCCTTGTTCTTCTTGGACTAGGCCGTCATG ATGTGGAGACTTCAGAAGGAAAACAAGTCATTCATAAAGGAGTTGGAGACTCTGTGGTGCTTTCATCAAATTTACCAGCTGAAGGGGTCAAAAGGGCAAGATGGAAATATGGAAACTTAAATGTAGCAATCAAAGGTTCAGGTCTTACTCCAAACAATCCATTTAAGGGCAGAGTGGAGTTCAATAACACAACCCTTAGTTTAACAATAAGAGACCTGACTCTTCAAGATTCTGGTGAATTCAATTTGATCGCAGAGGTCAACGATAAACAAGTTTCAGTCTTCATCATTCTGCAAGTTCATG AACCAATATCTACAAATTCCATTGTGTTTTCCAACGTCACTGAGGCTGGATCAGATggattttgtacagtttttctGGAGTGCAAAGCAAATCCTCACAGTGACGTCACCTACAGCTGGACTGTGGGAACCCAAACCAGAAACGGCTCCACACTGCAATACAGCATTAGACCACAAGATGGCGAAACCACATTCACCTGCAAAGCCTCCAATGTTATCAGTGAGAAGTTAGCATTCAAAACACTGAGATGTAGCAACACCACAGGACCCGGTTCTAATGAAG GATGTGGTTTTTCTCCCGTCATGTTTTGGTTTAGGTTGGTTGTCGGGCTTCTTGTTATCCTAGTGCTGGTCTGGCTGCTTTACGACCAAAAGTTGAAGG GTTTGAACAGGCGGCAGCAGTCGACCGGGACCCGAGTCAGCAGGATCTCAACCTCTCACCTCCTCCGG GTGATGCTTTGGTGTATGAAAACTCAGGAGGCGCTGCAGATGCACAAGACGGTACGAACTGCTGATACACTCAAAACGTTGTTTGTCAGGGACGAGGaaagatgctgtttgtttgtttcttcagaTGAAAACATCTCACCTCTATAA
- the LOC116732360 gene encoding SLAM family member 8-like isoform X5, translating into MLFSPRGLQSTLLLVLLGLGRHDVETSEGKQVIHKGVGDSVVLSSNLPAEGVKRARWKYGNLNVAIKGSGLTPNNPFKGRVEFNNTTLSLTIRDLTLQDSGEFNLIAEVNDKQVSVFIILQVHEPISTNSIVFSNVTEAGSDGFCTVFLECKANPHSDVTYSWTVGTQTRNGSTLQYSIRPQDGETTFTCKASNVISEKLAFKTLRCSNTTGPGSNEGLNRRQQSTGTRVSRISTSHLLRVMLWCMKTQEALQMHKTVRTADTLKTLFVRDEERCCLFVSSDENISPL; encoded by the exons ATGTTGTTTTCTCCCAGAGGCCTTCAGTCTACGTTGCTCCTTGTTCTTCTTGGACTAGGCCGTCATG ATGTGGAGACTTCAGAAGGAAAACAAGTCATTCATAAAGGAGTTGGAGACTCTGTGGTGCTTTCATCAAATTTACCAGCTGAAGGGGTCAAAAGGGCAAGATGGAAATATGGAAACTTAAATGTAGCAATCAAAGGTTCAGGTCTTACTCCAAACAATCCATTTAAGGGCAGAGTGGAGTTCAATAACACAACCCTTAGTTTAACAATAAGAGACCTGACTCTTCAAGATTCTGGTGAATTCAATTTGATCGCAGAGGTCAACGATAAACAAGTTTCAGTCTTCATCATTCTGCAAGTTCATG AACCAATATCTACAAATTCCATTGTGTTTTCCAACGTCACTGAGGCTGGATCAGATggattttgtacagtttttctGGAGTGCAAAGCAAATCCTCACAGTGACGTCACCTACAGCTGGACTGTGGGAACCCAAACCAGAAACGGCTCCACACTGCAATACAGCATTAGACCACAAGATGGCGAAACCACATTCACCTGCAAAGCCTCCAATGTTATCAGTGAGAAGTTAGCATTCAAAACACTGAGATGTAGCAACACCACAGGACCCGGTTCTAATGAAG GTTTGAACAGGCGGCAGCAGTCGACCGGGACCCGAGTCAGCAGGATCTCAACCTCTCACCTCCTCCGG GTGATGCTTTGGTGTATGAAAACTCAGGAGGCGCTGCAGATGCACAAGACGGTACGAACTGCTGATACACTCAAAACGTTGTTTGTCAGGGACGAGGaaagatgctgtttgtttgtttcttcagaTGAAAACATCTCACCTCTATAA
- the LOC116732360 gene encoding SLAM family member 5-like isoform X4 — protein sequence MLFSPRGLQSTLLLVLLGLGRHDVETSEGKQVIHKGVGDSVVLSSNLPAEGVKRARWKYGNLNVAIKGSGLTPNNPFKGRVEFNNTTLSLTIRDLTLQDSGEFNLIAEVNDKQVSVFIILQVHEPISTNSIVFSNVTEAGSDGFCTVFLECKANPHSDVTYSWTVGTQTRNGSTLQYSIRPQDGETTFTCKASNVISEKLAFKTLRCSNTTGPGSNEGCGFSPVMFWFRLVVGLLVILVLVWLLYDQKLKEAFCSRFEQAAAVDRDPSQQDLNLSPPPGDALVYENSGGAADAQDDENISPL from the exons ATGTTGTTTTCTCCCAGAGGCCTTCAGTCTACGTTGCTCCTTGTTCTTCTTGGACTAGGCCGTCATG ATGTGGAGACTTCAGAAGGAAAACAAGTCATTCATAAAGGAGTTGGAGACTCTGTGGTGCTTTCATCAAATTTACCAGCTGAAGGGGTCAAAAGGGCAAGATGGAAATATGGAAACTTAAATGTAGCAATCAAAGGTTCAGGTCTTACTCCAAACAATCCATTTAAGGGCAGAGTGGAGTTCAATAACACAACCCTTAGTTTAACAATAAGAGACCTGACTCTTCAAGATTCTGGTGAATTCAATTTGATCGCAGAGGTCAACGATAAACAAGTTTCAGTCTTCATCATTCTGCAAGTTCATG AACCAATATCTACAAATTCCATTGTGTTTTCCAACGTCACTGAGGCTGGATCAGATggattttgtacagtttttctGGAGTGCAAAGCAAATCCTCACAGTGACGTCACCTACAGCTGGACTGTGGGAACCCAAACCAGAAACGGCTCCACACTGCAATACAGCATTAGACCACAAGATGGCGAAACCACATTCACCTGCAAAGCCTCCAATGTTATCAGTGAGAAGTTAGCATTCAAAACACTGAGATGTAGCAACACCACAGGACCCGGTTCTAATGAAG GATGTGGTTTTTCTCCCGTCATGTTTTGGTTTAGGTTGGTTGTCGGGCTTCTTGTTATCCTAGTGCTGGTCTGGCTGCTTTACGACCAAAAGTTGAAGG AAGCGTTTTGTTCCAG GTTTGAACAGGCGGCAGCAGTCGACCGGGACCCGAGTCAGCAGGATCTCAACCTCTCACCTCCTCCGG GTGATGCTTTGGTGTATGAAAACTCAGGAGGCGCTGCAGATGCACAAGACG aTGAAAACATCTCACCTCTATAA
- the LOC116732374 gene encoding histone H4, producing the protein MSGRGKGGKGLGKGGAKRHRKVLRDNIQGITKPAIRRLARRGGVKRISGLIYEETRGVLKVFLENVIRDAVTYTEHAKRKTVTAMDVVYALKRQGRTLYGFGG; encoded by the coding sequence ATGAGCGGAAGAGGAAAAGGAGGCAAAGGTCTCGGTAAAGGAGGCGCCAAGCGGCACCGTAAAGTTCTCCGCGATAACATCCAGGGAATCACCAAGCCCGCTATCCGCCGTCTGGCTCGCCGCGGGGGAGTCAAGCGGATCTCCGGTCTCATCTACGAGGAGACCCGCGGTGTGCTCAAGGTCTTCCTGGAGAACGTCATCCGTGACGCCGTCACGTACACCGAGCACGCCAAGAGGAAGACCGTCACCGCCATGGACGTGGTGTACGCTCTGAAGAGGCAGGGCCGCACTCTGTACGGCTTCGGGGGTTAA
- the LOC116732330 gene encoding sterile alpha motif domain-containing protein 9-like, whose amino-acid sequence MESNSGEDMNSALSLDERNDLYCLCEPYISAHVQTDPMSTNTQLFSMLALLNAYVPCSYLNMEECRKILGPPDPIYGGPPFEVRMQPFSELIRVSGSVVRLIHPDVATRSVELLAYLGIPRSALALNCVFLLCGEEVQPHTVQFVKDLLTRREMGPKGKEKFSMLIKDIVEKEKFIKALLVLIKASNKFRDKHIFPQTVARLYYIGGRYPNFKKAEKWAKEAIKRAQNNSYAADTLGQVYKNHLLRGAKQSSEVNKMAEKAFEAFKDVEMKADKELGPELSEFDGCANNSVSFNNRGHFGFIQVAKIVSEKHRHNNPFEDTLKLEVEDKFEFFEWYLSYSQPDRTTVEPDYFWKDVAICYQLYREKDAADSTSFPALLDCLNHGLFVSKEKRAFKSAVTEKTRPQLEQTRDELKTDYEENVDDVKVAERYILSNIILNNKGPHSPQRALVRKLQAILHRFLPTGANSRDPEFYLLVLLLFWPEEQQMVGQENNDEELQEPDTHNDQLQDQTLEETDVEENNTGEESEQPPPCLMYELDMEEYVTLMGKAYDRVYAKYLRGRYLLPLFFLGKGSGLSRWIHRSRLDKMVEILVETQLANEPSGANRNKMKRKKINDMWSSGEVWQLPEIQDVLQPIQMETMQHGEDHKAFLSVGGKKIRKSLFQVHHVCESERFYLGFNIRGPVIFEVKDQ is encoded by the coding sequence ATGGAAAGTAACTCAGGAGAAGATATGAACTCTGCCCTAAGTCTTGATGAAAGAAATGATTTATATTGTCTTTGTGAACCGTACATTTCTGCACATGTGCAGACCGACCCAATGTCCACCAATACACAATTGTTCTCAATGTTGGCACTGTTGAATGCCTATGTTCCCTGTTCCTACCTGAACATGGAAGAGTGTCGAAAAATCCTAGGACCGCCTGATCCCATCTATGGAGGTCCTCCCTTCGAAGTTAGAATGCAACCGTTTTCCGAGCTCATCAGAGTATCTGGCTCAGTGGTACGCCTGATTCATCCAGATGTTGCTACAAGGTCTGTGGAGCTATTGGCTTACCTAGGCATTCCCAGAAGTGCCTTAGCACTGAactgtgtgtttctgctttgtGGAGAAGAAGTCCAACCTCACACTGTCCAGTTTGTCAAAGATTTGCTAACAAGGAGAGAAATGGGTCCAAAGGGCAAAGAGAAATTCTCAATGCTAATTAAGGACATCgttgagaaagaaaaatttattaaaGCACTCTTGGTTTTGATAAAAGCTTCAAACAAATTCAGAGACAAACACATCTTCCCCCAAACGGTTGCTCGGCTGTATTATATTGGAGGACGTTACCCAAACTTCAAAAAAGCTGAGAAATGGGCTAAAGAAGCCATCAAAAGAGCCCAGAACAACTCATATGCCGCAGACACCCTTGGACAGGTGTACAAGAACCATTTATTGAGAGGGGCCAAACAATCCAGTGAGGTGAATAAAATGGCTGAGAAGGCCTTCGAGGCGTTCAAAGATGTAGAGATGAAAGCTGACAAGGAACTAGGCCCTGAACTGAGTGAATTCGATGGCTGTGCCAACAATTCCGTTTCGTTCAACAACCGAGGCCATTTTGGTTTCATTCAAGTGGCCAAGATCGTCTCTGAGAAACATAGACATAACAATCCGTTTGAGGACACCCTAAAATTGGAAGTTGAAGacaaatttgagttttttgaaTGGTATCTCAGCTACTCCCAGCCTGACAGGACAACAGTGGAACCAGATTACTTTTGGAAAGATGTTGCCATCTGCTATCAACTATACAGGGAGAAAGACGCAGCTGACTCCACCAGCTTCCCAGCTCTTCTCGATTGCCTGAATCACGGCCTTTTTGTGTCGAAGGAAAAACGAGCCTTCAAGTCTGCGGTGACAGAGAAAACACGGCCACAGTTGGAGCAAACCCGAGATGAATTAAAGACTGATTATGAGGAAAATGTAGATGATGTGAAAGTGGCAGAGAGGTACATCCTTTCAAACATCATCTTGAACAACAAAGGGCCCCACTCTCCTCAACGCGCCCTGGTTAGAAAACTTCAGGCAATCCTACACAGGTTTCTGCCCACTGGGGCAAACAGTAGAGACCCAGAGTTTTACCTTTTGGTCCTGCTGTTGTTTTGGCCAGAGGAACAGCAAATGGTAGGTCAAGAAAACAATGATGAAGAGTTACAAGAACCTGACACACACAATGATCAGCTTCAAGACCAAACTCTTGAGGAAACAGATGTAGAGGAGAACAATACAGGAGAAGAATCTGAGCAGCCCCCTCCTTGCCTCATGTATGAACTTGACATGGAAGAATATGTCACTTTGATGGGAAAAGCCTACGATAGAGTCTACGCCAAGTACCTTCGAGGTCGTTACCTGCTGCCACTGTTTTTTCTAGGGAAGGGTTCTGGACTTAGCAGATGGATCCACAGGTCTAGACTGGACAAGATGGTGGAGATCCTGGTGGAAACTCAGCTCGCTAATGAACCGAGTGGcgcaaatagaaacaaaatgaaaagaaagaagatcAATGATATGTGGAGTAGTGGGGAGGTGTGGCAGCTGCCAGAAATCCAGGATGTGCTTCAGCCCATTCAAATGGAGACAATGCAACATGGAGAAGATCATAAAGCGTTTCTTAGTGTCGGCgggaagaaaataagaaaaagccTCTTCCAGGTTCACCATGTGTGTGAATCAGAGCGCTTTTATCTTGGCTTCAACATCAGGGGTCCTGTCATCTTCGAAGTGAAGGATCAGTAA
- the LOC116732372 gene encoding histone H2B 1/2-like, with protein sequence MPEPAKSAPKKGSKKAVTKTAAGKGGKKKRRTRKESYAIYVYKVLKQVHPDTGISSKAMSIMNSFVNDIFERIASEASRLAHYNKRSTITSREIQTAVRLLLPGELAKHAVSEGTKAVTKYTSSK encoded by the coding sequence ATGCCCGAACCCGCCAAGTCCGCGCCCAAGAAGGGCTCCAAGAAAGCGGTCACCAAGACGGCCGCCGGCAAAGGAGGCAAGAAGAAGAGAAGGACCAGGAAGGAGAGCTACGCCATCTACGTGTACAAGGTGCTGAAGCAGGTCCACCCCGACACCGGGATCTCCTCCAAGGCCATGAGCATCATGAACTCCTTCGTCAACGACATCTTTGAGCGCATCGCCTCCGAGGCCTCCCGTCTGGCTCACTACAACAAGCGATCCACCATCACCTCCAGGGAGATCCAGACCGCTGTGCGCCTCCTGCTGCCCGGTGAGCTGGCCAAGCACGCCGTGTCCGAGGGAACCAAGGCTGTGACCAAATACACCAGCTCCAAGTAA